One segment of Chionomys nivalis chromosome 3, mChiNiv1.1, whole genome shotgun sequence DNA contains the following:
- the Col8a1 gene encoding collagen alpha-1(VIII) chain, with the protein MAVPPRPQQLLGVLLTISLSSVRLAQAGAYYGIKPLPPQIPPQIPPQIPQYQPLGQQVPHMPLGKDGLSMGKEMPHMQYGKEYPHLPQYMKEIQPVPRMGKEVVPKKGKGEIPLASLRGEQGPRGEPGPRGPPGPPGLPGHGMPGIKGKPGPQGYPGIGKPGMPGMPGKPGAMGMPGAKGEIGPKGEVGPMGIPGPQGPPGPHGLPGIGKPGGPGLPGQPGAKGERGPKGPPGPPGLQGPKGEKGFGMPGLPGLKGPPGMHGPPGPVGLPGVGKPGVTGFPGPQGPLGKPGPPGEPGPQGLIGVPGVQGPPGMPGVGKPGQDGIPGQPGFPGGKGEQGLPGLPGPPGLPGVGKPGFPGPKGDRGIGGVPGALGPRGEKGPAGAPGVGGPPGEPGLPGMPGPMGPPGAIGFPGPKGEGGVAGPQGPPGPKGEPGLQGFPGKPGFLGEVGPPGMRGLPGPIGPKGEAGHKGLPGLPGVPGLLGPKGEPGIPGDQGLQGPPGIPGIVGPSGPIGPPGIPGPKGEPGLPGPPGFPGVGKPGVAGLHGPPGKPGALGPQGQPGLPGPPGPPGPPGPPAVMPPTPPPQGEYLPDMGLGIDGVKPPHAYAGKKGKNGGPAYEMPAFTAELTAPFPPVGAPVKFDKLLYNGRQNYNPQTGIFTCEVPGVYYFAYHVHCKGGNVWVALFKNNEPVMYTYDEYKKGFLDQASGSAVLLLRPGDRVFLQMPSEQAAGLYAGQYVHSSFSGYLLYPM; encoded by the exons ATGGCTGTGCCACCCAGGCCTCAACAGCTGCTGGGAGTGCTGCTCACCATTTCACTGAGCTCCGTCAGGCTCGCTCAGGCTGGTGCCTACTATGGAATCAAGCCGCTGCCACCTCAAATTCCTCCTCAGATACCACCGCAAATTCCACAATACCAGCCCCTGGGCCAGCAAGTACCTCACATGCCTTTGGGCAAAGATGGCCTTTCCATGGGCAAGGAGATGCCTCACATGCAGTATGGCAAAGAGTACCCACACCTACCCCAATATATGAAGGAAATCCAACCTGTGCCAAGAATGGGCAAGGAGGTGGTACCCAAGAAAGGCAAAG gAGAAATACCTTTAGCCAGTTTGAGAGGAGAACAAGGTCCCCGTGGAGAACCTGGACCAAGAGGACCACCTGGGCCACCAGGTTTGCCTGGTCATGGAATGCCTGGAATCAAAGGAAAACCAGGGCCACAGGGATATCCAGGAATTGGAAAGCCGGGTATGCCTGGGATGCCTGGAAAGCCAGGAGCCATGGGAATGCCTGGAGCCAAAGGTGAAATTGGACCCAAAGGGGAAGTCGGGCCTATGGGAATCCCAGGACCACAAGGACCTCCAGGACCTCATGGACTTCCTGGCATCGGAAAACCGGGTGGGCCAGGGTTACCAGGGCAACCAGGAGCAAAAGGTGAAAGAGGGCCCAAAGGACCACCAGGACCCCCGGGTCTTCAGGGACCCAAAGGAGAGAAGGGCTTCGGGATGCCAGGCTTGCCGGGTCTGAAGGGTCCTCCAGGTATGCATGGCCCTCCTGGCCCAGTTGGGCTGCCAGGAGTAGGAAAACCAGGAGTAACAGGCTTTCCTGGACCCCAGGGTCCCCTGGGGAAGCCAGGCCCTCCAGGGGAACCTGGACCACAAGGTCTTATTGGTGTGCcaggagtccaaggacctcccggGATGCCTGGAGTTGGAAAACCGGGCCAGGATGGAATCCCTGGCCAGCCAGGATTTCCAGGTGGTAAAGGGGAGCAAGGACTGCCAGGGTTGCCTGGACCCCCAGGCCTCCCAGGGGTTGGAAAGCCAGGCTTCCCAGGACCCAAAGGGGACCGGGGCATCGGGGGTGTTCCTGGGGCTCTTGGACCAAGAGGGGAAAAAGGACCAGCAGGTGCTCCTGGAGTGGGAGGTCCTCCTGGAGAACCAGGCCTACCTGGAATGCCAGGGCCCATGGGCCCACCAGGTGCTATTGGTTTCCCTGGGCCCAAAGGAGAAGGTGGGGTGGCAGGACCACAGGGTCCACCAGGTCCTAAGGGTGAGCCAGGCCTCCAAGGCTTCCCTGGGAAGCCAGGTTTTCTTGGTGAAGTGGGTCCCCCTGGCATGAGGGGTTTGCCTGGTCCTATTGGACCCAAGGGGGAAGCAGGTCACAAAGGGTTGCCAGGGCTTCCTGGAGTTCCGGGGCTGCTTGGACCCAAGGGAGAACCAGGCATACCCGGGGATCAGGGTCTACAGGGACCCCCAGGCATTCCAGGAATTGTAGGACCTAGTGGCCCCATTGGACCACCTGGGATTCCGGGCCCCAAAGGAGAACCAGGCCTCCCAGGCCCTCCTGGATTTCCCGGTGTAGGGAAGCCAGGAGTGGCAGGTCTTCACGGTCCCCCGGGGAAACCTGGTGCCCTTGGgcctcagggccagcctggtcttcctgGGCCCCCAGGCCCTCCAGGGCCCCCAGGACCCCCAGCTGTGATGCCCCCTACACCACCACCCCAGGGAGAATATCTGCCAGACATGGGACTAGGAATTGATGGAGTGAAACCTCCACATGCCTATGCGGGCAAGAAGGGCAAGAACGGTGGGCCAGCCTATGAGATGCCTGCGTTTACTGCAGAGCTGACTGCACCTTTCCCACCGGTGGGGGCCCCAGTAAAGTTTGACAAGCTGCTCTACAACGGCAGACAGAACTACAACCCGCAGACGGGCATCTTCACCTGCGAAGTCCCGGGTGTCTACTACTTTGCTTACCATGTTCACTGCAAGGGAGGCAACGTGTGGGTTGCTCTCTTCAAGAACAACGAGCCCGTGATGTACACATATGACGAGTACAAGAAGGGCTTTCTGGACCAGGCTTCCGGGAGTGCAGTACTGCTCCTCCGGCCCGGAGATCGGGTGTTCCTCCAAATGCCCTCAGAACAGGCGGCCGGACTGTACGCCGGGCAATATGTCCACTCCTCCTTTTCAGGATATTTATTGTATCccatgtaa